From Deltaproteobacteria bacterium, a single genomic window includes:
- the tsf gene encoding translation elongation factor Ts: MEISASMVRDLREKTGAGIMDCKKALAETRLDFEAAVTFLREKGLASAAKRADKVTSEGLVGSYIHAGGKVGVLVEINCETDFVAKTEEFQSLVKDIAMHIAALNPYYIRREDVPQDVIEKERSIYKTQAAQSNKPEKVIEKMVDGKIEKFFQEACLLEQAFVKNPDTTVKDLLTATLTKIGENISIKRFARFKVGEKIV, translated from the coding sequence ATGGAAATATCAGCAAGCATGGTCAGAGATTTGAGGGAAAAGACAGGGGCAGGGATTATGGATTGCAAAAAGGCGCTTGCAGAAACAAGGCTGGATTTTGAGGCGGCTGTTACCTTTCTCAGGGAAAAGGGCCTTGCATCAGCGGCAAAGAGGGCGGATAAGGTTACATCAGAAGGGCTTGTTGGCTCATATATACACGCAGGCGGCAAGGTTGGCGTCCTTGTGGAGATAAACTGCGAGACGGATTTTGTTGCGAAGACTGAGGAGTTCCAGTCCTTAGTAAAGGATATAGCAATGCATATAGCTGCGTTAAACCCTTACTATATTAGAAGAGAAGATGTTCCGCAGGATGTAATTGAAAAGGAAAGGTCTATATACAAAACACAGGCCGCTCAATCAAACAAACCGGAAAAGGTTATAGAAAAGATGGTTGACGGCAAGATAGAAAAGTTTTTTCAGGAGGCATGTCTTCTGGAGCAGGCATTTGTAAAAAATCCAGATACAACTGTCAAAGACCTTTTAACCGCTACTCTAACAAAGATCGGGGAAAACATATCAATAAAACGTTTTGCCAGGTTTAAGGTCGGCGAAAAAATAGTTTGA